The stretch of DNA GTCGACACCATCTCCGTCCTGAACCGCGAGTGGATGGGCAAGCAGGGACCCACCGACGTGCTGTCGTTCCCGATGGACGAGCTGACTCCGGGCCGCGAGGACGAGGAGCTCGACGCGGGCTACCTCGGCGACATCGCCCTGTGCCCGCAGGTCGCCGAGCAGCAGGCTCCCGCCGCCGGCCACGAGCGCGACGACGAGATGGCGCTGCTCACCGTCCACGGCATCCTGCACCTGCTGGGCTACGACCACGCCGAGCCCGAGGAGCACGCCGAGATGTTCGGCATCCAGGGCCGGCTGCTGCTCGAGTGGGCCGACCCGGCCCTGCGGGAGCAGTGATTCCCGCATGAGTGGCCCAGCCATACTCCTGGCGGTCTTCCTGGTCGTGCTGGCGGGTGTGCTCGTCGCCGTGGAAGCCGCCATCTCCACCTTCTCCAAGGCGCGCGCCGACGAGCTGACCGAGGCCGGCGTCGGCGGCGCCAAGCGGCTCGTGAGGATCCTCGAGGACCCCGCGCCGTACCTGAACTCCGTCCTGCTGCTGCGCATCGTCGCCGAGACCACCGGCATCGTGCTGGTCGCGGCGATCGTGGCCGACGAGGTCGCCGGCTACTGGCAGAACGTGCTCATCGCGGCCGGTGTCATGTCGGTCGTGTCGTTCGTCGTGATCGGCGTCGGTCCGCGCACCCTGGGTCGCCAGCACTCCGAGAGCATCGCCGTCGCGTCCGCCGCGCCCGTGATCTGGCTGACCGTGCTCCTCGGCCCCGTGCCGCGCCTGCTGATCTTCCTGGGCAACGCCCTGACCCCCGGCCGCGGCTTCGCCGAGGGACCGTTCGCGTCCGAGGTCGAGGTGCGCGAGCTGGTCGACCTCGCCGCCGCCAGCTCGGTCATCGAGTCAGACGAGTCGAAGATGATCCAGTCGGTGTTCGAGCTCGGCGACACGATCGTGCGCGAGGTCATGGTGCCGCGCCCCGACCTGGTCTACATCGAGCGGCACAAGACCCTGCGCCAGGCGATGTCGCTGGGCCTGCGCAGCGGCTACTCCCGCATCCCGGTCATCGGCGAGAACCTGGACGACGTCATCGGCATGGCGTACCTCAAGGACATCACCAAGCGTGTCTTCGACAACCACGCGGCCGAGACCACCGAGAAGGTCGAGTCGATCTGCCGCCCCTGCGTCTACGTGCCCGACACGAAGCACGCCGACGACCTGCTGCGCGAGATGCAGGCGCAGCGCACGCACGTGGCGATCGTCATCGACGAGTTCGGCGGCACCGCCGGCATGGTGACGATCGAGGACATCCTCGAGGAGATCGTCGGCGAGATCACCGACGAGTACGACGACGAGCCCGACGAGCGCGAGCAGCTCTCCGACGGCGCCTGGCGGGTCAGCGCACGCTTCGACGTCGACGACCTCGAGGAGCTCTTCGGCATCCCCGTGGAGGACGAGGACGTCGACTC from Aeromicrobium phoceense encodes:
- a CDS encoding hemolysin family protein, which encodes MSGPAILLAVFLVVLAGVLVAVEAAISTFSKARADELTEAGVGGAKRLVRILEDPAPYLNSVLLLRIVAETTGIVLVAAIVADEVAGYWQNVLIAAGVMSVVSFVVIGVGPRTLGRQHSESIAVASAAPVIWLTVLLGPVPRLLIFLGNALTPGRGFAEGPFASEVEVRELVDLAAASSVIESDESKMIQSVFELGDTIVREVMVPRPDLVYIERHKTLRQAMSLGLRSGYSRIPVIGENLDDVIGMAYLKDITKRVFDNHAAETTEKVESICRPCVYVPDTKHADDLLREMQAQRTHVAIVIDEFGGTAGMVTIEDILEEIVGEITDEYDDEPDEREQLSDGAWRVSARFDVDDLEELFGIPVEDEDVDSVGGLMAKHLGTVPIPGSVVEVDGLRLEAQAPQGRRNRIGRVVVSRVEPLDVTADA
- the ybeY gene encoding rRNA maturation RNase YbeY; protein product: MTVDVLNESGVDVDVASLTSLCRFVMRRMRLHPQTEMTLRLVDVDTISVLNREWMGKQGPTDVLSFPMDELTPGREDEELDAGYLGDIALCPQVAEQQAPAAGHERDDEMALLTVHGILHLLGYDHAEPEEHAEMFGIQGRLLLEWADPALREQ